One region of Vibrio pelagius genomic DNA includes:
- a CDS encoding FeoC-like transcriptional regulator: MILRELHQYITEQGSAARKELAAKFGMSEDGVDAMLHVWIKKGKVSRLVDTNQHGHTTRIRYTINQQNGLSLNVMM, encoded by the coding sequence ATGATTTTAAGAGAGTTACATCAATACATTACCGAGCAAGGTAGTGCGGCTCGTAAGGAGCTTGCGGCTAAGTTTGGCATGAGTGAAGATGGCGTTGATGCGATGCTCCATGTCTGGATAAAAAAAGGGAAAGTGAGTCGACTGGTGGATACTAATCAACATGGCCACACCACCCGCATTCGGTACACCATTAATCAACAAAACGGTTTATCACTCAACGTGATGATGTAG
- the argS gene encoding arginine--tRNA ligase, which yields MNIQALINDKVSQALEAAGAPAGSPAAVRQSAKPQFGDYQANGVMGVAKRLGTNPREFAQKVLDVLNLDGIASKVEIAGPGFLNIFLDEAFLAQQADAALADSRLGVAAAEAQTIVADYSAPNVAKEMHVGHLRSTIIGDAVVRTLEFLGHNVIRANHIGDWGTQFGMLIANLERVQQESGEVSMELSDLEAFYRESKKLYDEDEEFAVKARNYVVKLQSGDEFCAEMWKKLVDITMIQNQRNYDRLNVSLTRDDVMGESKYNDMLPAIVEDLKAQGIAQEDDGAQVVFLDEYKNKDGDPMGVIIQKRDGGFLYTTTDIACAKYRYEELGADRVLYFIDSRQHQHLMQAWTIVRKAGYIPESVSLEHHAFGMMLGKDGKPFKTRAGGTVRLADLLDEAEVRAAQLIESKNPELAEDEKKTIANTVAMAAVKYADLSKHRTTDYVFDWDNMLAFEGNTAPYMQYAYTRVASVFAKAGISMDSLEGEIKITEEKEKALIAKLLQFEEAVQSVAREGQPHIMCTYLFELAGQFSSFYEACPILVAEDEAIKQSRLKLAALTAKTIKQGLSLLGIDTLERM from the coding sequence GTGAATATCCAAGCACTGATTAATGACAAAGTATCTCAGGCTCTAGAAGCCGCTGGCGCACCTGCAGGCTCTCCTGCGGCTGTTCGCCAATCTGCAAAACCACAATTTGGTGACTACCAAGCAAACGGCGTAATGGGCGTTGCAAAGCGACTAGGCACTAACCCACGAGAATTTGCTCAGAAAGTATTGGACGTTCTAAACCTAGACGGTATCGCTTCTAAAGTTGAAATCGCAGGCCCTGGTTTCCTAAACATCTTTCTAGATGAAGCTTTCCTTGCACAACAAGCAGACGCAGCCTTGGCTGATTCTCGTCTAGGCGTTGCAGCGGCTGAAGCTCAAACTATCGTTGCTGACTACTCTGCACCAAACGTTGCTAAAGAGATGCACGTTGGTCACCTACGTTCTACCATCATCGGTGATGCCGTTGTTCGTACTCTAGAATTCCTAGGCCACAACGTTATCCGTGCAAACCACATTGGTGACTGGGGTACTCAGTTCGGTATGCTTATCGCAAACCTTGAGCGTGTACAACAAGAGTCTGGCGAAGTTTCTATGGAGCTTTCTGACCTTGAAGCTTTCTACCGTGAGTCTAAGAAGCTATACGACGAAGACGAAGAGTTTGCAGTTAAAGCACGTAATTACGTAGTGAAACTACAAAGCGGCGACGAGTTCTGCGCAGAGATGTGGAAGAAACTGGTTGATATCACAATGATTCAAAACCAGCGTAACTACGACCGTCTAAACGTATCTCTAACTCGTGATGATGTGATGGGTGAAAGTAAGTACAACGACATGCTTCCTGCAATCGTTGAAGACCTGAAAGCTCAAGGTATTGCTCAAGAAGATGATGGCGCACAAGTTGTTTTCCTAGATGAGTACAAGAACAAAGATGGCGACCCAATGGGCGTTATTATCCAGAAACGCGACGGCGGTTTCCTATACACGACAACCGATATCGCATGTGCTAAGTACCGTTACGAAGAGCTAGGTGCAGACCGTGTTCTTTACTTCATCGACTCTCGTCAACACCAGCATCTAATGCAAGCTTGGACTATCGTTCGTAAAGCGGGCTACATCCCTGAGTCTGTATCTCTTGAGCACCACGCATTCGGCATGATGCTAGGTAAAGATGGTAAGCCATTCAAGACTCGTGCAGGTGGTACGGTTCGTCTTGCTGATCTTCTTGATGAAGCAGAAGTTCGTGCAGCACAACTGATCGAATCTAAGAACCCTGAGCTAGCGGAAGACGAAAAGAAAACTATCGCAAACACAGTTGCTATGGCAGCGGTTAAATACGCGGATCTTTCTAAGCACCGTACTACTGACTACGTGTTCGACTGGGACAACATGCTTGCGTTTGAAGGTAACACTGCACCATACATGCAGTACGCTTACACTCGTGTTGCTTCTGTATTCGCAAAAGCCGGCATTTCTATGGACTCGCTTGAAGGTGAAATCAAGATCACTGAAGAGAAAGAGAAAGCACTTATCGCAAAACTTCTACAATTTGAAGAAGCGGTTCAGTCTGTTGCTCGTGAAGGTCAGCCGCACATCATGTGTACTTACCTATTCGAACTTGCTGGTCAATTCTCTAGCTTCTACGAAGCGTGCCCTATCCTAGTTGCTGAAGACGAAGCTATTAAACAAAGCCGTCTTAAGCTTGCTGCACTGACAGCGAAGACAATCAAGCAAGGTCTGTCTCTACTGGGTATCGATACTCTAGAGCGTATGTAA
- a CDS encoding FeoA family protein, with product MKLSQLEQGKAATVVALTGLSPDVRKKLMVMGVLPKTQVTLVRRAPMGDPLQVEVRGVSIAIRQNIAQQIEVSQ from the coding sequence ATGAAACTGTCACAGCTTGAGCAAGGTAAAGCGGCTACTGTTGTAGCGCTCACTGGATTATCTCCCGATGTCAGAAAAAAACTTATGGTCATGGGGGTTCTTCCGAAAACCCAAGTCACTCTGGTTCGTCGTGCACCAATGGGGGACCCATTGCAGGTTGAAGTTAGAGGTGTCTCTATTGCTATTCGTCAAAACATTGCCCAGCAGATCGAGGTGAGCCAATGA
- the purU gene encoding formyltetrahydrofolate deformylase, which translates to MEKKTLLTHCTDAPGLISKITNICYKHQLNIIHNNEFVDNTSGHFFMRTELEGYFNDETFLADLDQALPDNAKRKLVGSSRKRIVVLVTKEAHCLGDILMKTFDGSLDVEIAAVVGNYDILQSLTERFDIPYHHVSHEGLNREEHEQKMLEVIDQYEADYLVLAKYMRVLTPGFVEKYNHKIINIHHSFLPAFIGAKPYQQAYERGVKIIGATAHFVTNDLDEGPIIKQDVIPVDHNFSAKDMAQAGRDVEKNVLSKALNKVINDHVFVYGNKTVIL; encoded by the coding sequence ATGGAAAAGAAAACACTGCTGACGCATTGTACCGATGCGCCGGGACTAATCTCTAAAATCACCAACATTTGTTACAAGCATCAACTCAACATCATCCACAACAACGAGTTTGTAGATAACACCAGCGGCCACTTCTTTATGCGCACTGAGCTTGAAGGGTATTTCAATGACGAGACCTTTCTTGCCGATTTAGATCAAGCGCTACCAGACAATGCTAAGCGCAAGCTAGTGGGCTCCTCACGCAAACGTATTGTAGTGCTAGTGACCAAAGAAGCGCACTGTCTAGGTGACATTCTGATGAAGACTTTCGATGGTAGCCTTGACGTTGAAATTGCCGCTGTTGTTGGCAACTACGATATTCTACAGAGCCTGACTGAGCGCTTCGACATCCCTTATCACCACGTTTCTCATGAAGGGCTCAACCGTGAAGAGCACGAGCAAAAAATGCTAGAAGTGATTGACCAATACGAAGCTGATTACCTTGTTTTGGCTAAATATATGCGTGTATTAACTCCGGGCTTTGTCGAGAAATATAACCACAAGATCATTAACATCCACCACAGCTTCCTACCTGCGTTTATTGGTGCTAAGCCATATCAGCAAGCGTATGAGCGCGGTGTGAAGATCATTGGTGCTACGGCTCACTTTGTAACCAATGACTTGGATGAAGGTCCAATCATCAAGCAAGACGTGATCCCTGTTGATCACAACTTCAGTGCCAAAGATATGGCTCAGGCTGGTCGTGACGTAGAGAAGAACGTATTGAGTAAGGCGCTAAACAAGGTGATCAACGATCATGTATTTGTTTACGGCAATAAGACTGTGATTCTGTAA
- the feoB gene encoding Fe(2+) transporter permease subunit FeoB encodes MSYQVLTVGNPNSGKTTLFNALTGAKQHVGNWAGVTVEKKTGTYSHAGDQFKLTDLPGIYALDSGNDSNSIDESIASRAVLTHPADVIINVVDASSLERSLYMTLQLREMGRPMIVVLNKMDVLKRERQVLDQKALEKALGCPVLSLSANDKSQVARFKEKLHRLLVQGVSLEPITIDYEEAFEALIPQVETKFDDTDVSHRALAIRALENDYLVLNSLAPNDRQQIDAIRAGTLLDIDLAVADAKYTMLHELCKRVRRSEGKLSRNFTEKADQLILNKWVGIPFFFLVMYLMFMFSINIGSAFIDFFDIGVGALLVDGGHYLLDDHVPVWLVTILADGIGGGIQTVATFIPVIACLYLFLAVLESSGYMARAAFVLDKVMQKIGLPGKAFVPLVLGFGCNVPSIMATRTLDQERERKLAAAMAPFMSCGARLPVYALFAAAFFPGAGQNIVFALYLLGIVASIFTGLFLKNTLYPGSSDSLVMEMPDYELPTMQNVMLKTWQKLKRFVLGAGKTIVMVVAVLSFLNSLGTDGSFGNEDSENSVLSKAAQVVTPVFAPIGIQEENWPATVGIITGIFAKEAVVGTLNSLYTTPSDEEVAEFDLAGSLYEAVMTIPDNLAGLSYSDPLGIEVGDLSDSSAVAEEQEVNTSIFGNLKEKFASSHAAFAYLILILLYTPCVAAMGAYVREFGQMFARFIAVWTMALGYFGAAFYYQAANFAAHPISSAVWMVVIVVGFVVTYIGFKKLGKKQRALEVQFA; translated from the coding sequence ATGAGTTATCAAGTATTGACGGTTGGTAACCCGAACAGTGGTAAAACAACACTGTTTAATGCTTTAACCGGTGCTAAGCAGCATGTGGGTAACTGGGCTGGTGTGACTGTAGAGAAAAAGACAGGTACATACAGTCATGCAGGCGATCAGTTTAAACTGACTGATCTTCCAGGTATCTACGCTTTAGATAGTGGTAATGACAGTAACAGTATTGATGAATCTATCGCTTCTCGTGCTGTACTTACTCATCCTGCTGATGTGATCATCAATGTTGTCGATGCGAGTAGCTTAGAGCGCAGCTTATACATGACACTCCAATTGCGTGAGATGGGACGTCCAATGATTGTTGTACTCAACAAGATGGATGTGCTTAAGCGTGAGCGTCAGGTTCTCGATCAGAAAGCTCTAGAAAAAGCATTAGGTTGCCCTGTTTTAAGCCTATCAGCAAACGACAAATCACAAGTTGCTCGCTTCAAAGAGAAGTTGCATAGATTGTTGGTTCAAGGTGTCAGCCTAGAGCCTATCACGATTGACTATGAAGAAGCGTTTGAAGCGTTAATACCACAAGTCGAAACAAAATTTGATGATACAGATGTATCGCATCGTGCGCTTGCTATTCGTGCCCTTGAAAATGATTACCTAGTTTTGAATAGCTTAGCGCCAAATGACCGTCAGCAGATTGATGCCATAAGAGCCGGTACCCTTCTCGATATCGACTTAGCAGTGGCAGATGCAAAATACACTATGCTGCATGAGCTTTGTAAGCGCGTGCGCCGTAGCGAAGGTAAGTTGAGCCGAAATTTCACAGAAAAAGCTGACCAACTGATTCTGAATAAGTGGGTAGGCATTCCGTTCTTCTTCTTAGTGATGTATCTGATGTTCATGTTCTCCATTAACATCGGTAGTGCATTCATCGACTTCTTTGACATTGGCGTTGGTGCACTGTTGGTCGATGGTGGTCACTACTTATTGGATGATCATGTACCGGTTTGGCTAGTGACTATCTTAGCGGATGGTATCGGTGGTGGTATTCAAACGGTCGCCACCTTTATCCCTGTGATTGCTTGCTTGTACTTGTTCCTTGCTGTTTTAGAGAGTTCAGGTTACATGGCTCGCGCCGCGTTTGTTCTTGATAAAGTGATGCAGAAAATTGGTCTGCCGGGGAAAGCTTTTGTACCTCTAGTGTTGGGTTTCGGTTGTAACGTTCCTTCTATTATGGCGACACGTACTCTTGACCAAGAACGCGAGCGTAAACTTGCCGCTGCAATGGCTCCATTTATGTCATGTGGTGCACGTCTACCTGTGTACGCTCTATTTGCAGCAGCGTTCTTTCCGGGTGCGGGTCAGAACATCGTATTTGCTCTCTACTTACTGGGTATTGTAGCGTCTATCTTTACTGGCTTATTCCTGAAGAATACGCTTTACCCAGGCAGCAGCGACAGTCTAGTTATGGAGATGCCAGACTACGAATTGCCAACCATGCAAAACGTAATGCTGAAAACATGGCAAAAGCTGAAGCGTTTTGTTCTGGGTGCAGGTAAAACCATTGTTATGGTCGTTGCAGTACTAAGCTTCCTTAACTCTCTGGGTACTGATGGCTCATTCGGTAACGAAGACAGCGAAAACTCAGTTCTTTCAAAAGCGGCTCAAGTGGTCACGCCTGTGTTTGCGCCAATCGGTATTCAAGAAGAGAACTGGCCAGCGACGGTAGGTATCATTACAGGTATCTTCGCTAAAGAGGCGGTAGTGGGTACATTGAACAGTTTGTACACAACCCCTTCAGATGAAGAAGTTGCGGAGTTTGATTTAGCGGGCAGCCTGTATGAGGCGGTAATGACAATTCCAGATAACCTAGCAGGTCTAAGCTATTCAGATCCTCTAGGTATCGAAGTCGGTGATCTTTCAGATTCAAGCGCTGTAGCCGAAGAGCAAGAAGTTAATACATCTATCTTCGGCAACTTGAAAGAGAAGTTTGCCTCTAGCCACGCAGCATTTGCGTACCTAATTCTTATCTTACTATACACTCCTTGTGTGGCTGCGATGGGCGCATACGTAAGAGAGTTTGGCCAAATGTTTGCTCGCTTTATTGCTGTTTGGACAATGGCGCTAGGCTACTTTGGTGCGGCTTTCTATTACCAAGCAGCTAATTTCGCTGCTCACCCAATCTCAAGTGCAGTTTGGATGGTAGTGATTGTGGTTGGCTTTGTTGTCACTTACATCGGCTTTAAAAAGCTGGGTAAAAAACAGCGCGCACTAGAGGTTCAATTCGCATGA
- a CDS encoding VOC family protein, which produces MTLTQAQLEPRQMIERLDDFMGRIEEFGSKLGLDLSFAQADHIAMRVNETALAKAAHEAWSGYGETISQAIINGRPIVVIAFDEPLKSRGWSIECLELPYPAEGKIYPSQDWEHVEFVIPSHAQTADEYLADLKDTYPQFAANFATLAEQGVKIKLSSPKGEGERLNNPTVAFKHQGVCIKLHPHSLKTIVESEQD; this is translated from the coding sequence ATGACGCTCACGCAAGCACAATTAGAACCGCGACAGATGATTGAACGCCTAGATGATTTTATGGGCAGAATCGAAGAGTTTGGTAGTAAGCTAGGGTTAGATCTAAGCTTTGCTCAAGCAGACCATATTGCAATGAGGGTTAACGAGACCGCTTTAGCAAAAGCAGCGCATGAGGCGTGGTCGGGTTATGGTGAAACCATTTCTCAGGCGATAATCAATGGTCGCCCAATTGTTGTGATTGCTTTTGACGAACCATTAAAGAGCCGAGGTTGGTCGATTGAGTGTCTAGAATTGCCATATCCGGCAGAAGGTAAGATTTACCCAAGCCAAGATTGGGAACATGTTGAGTTTGTTATTCCATCTCATGCACAAACGGCTGATGAGTACTTAGCGGACCTTAAAGACACTTACCCGCAGTTCGCTGCTAACTTTGCAACGTTGGCAGAGCAAGGCGTTAAGATCAAACTCTCTAGTCCGAAAGGTGAAGGCGAGCGTTTGAATAACCCAACCGTTGCGTTTAAGCATCAAGGAGTTTGCATTAAACTGCACCCACACTCATTGAAGACGATTGTGGAATCAGAGCAGGATTAA
- a CDS encoding HIT family protein, translating to MSFELHPQLAKDTTVIGEFPLSLALLHKDNAVPWVILVPKRANLKELHHLPMKEQQQFLHESQAVSQALEATFQPDKLNLGALGNMVPQLHIHHIARFKDDIAWPGPVWGNTKGEQRSEELQAALLTRIQNVLSLSSIFQKL from the coding sequence ATGAGCTTCGAACTTCATCCTCAATTAGCAAAAGACACCACTGTTATTGGTGAGTTTCCACTAAGCCTTGCCTTGCTACATAAAGACAATGCCGTGCCTTGGGTTATCCTTGTACCAAAACGTGCCAACCTAAAAGAACTTCATCACCTGCCGATGAAAGAGCAACAACAATTCTTGCATGAGTCACAAGCGGTAAGCCAAGCTCTAGAAGCGACTTTTCAGCCAGACAAACTTAACTTAGGTGCACTAGGTAATATGGTGCCGCAGCTACACATCCATCATATTGCTCGTTTTAAGGACGACATCGCTTGGCCGGGCCCAGTATGGGGCAACACCAAGGGTGAACAGCGCAGTGAAGAATTACAAGCTGCACTGCTGACACGTATCCAGAATGTTCTATCTTTGAGCTCTATATTTCAAAAGCTATAA